Within the Nitrospiria bacterium genome, the region CTATTCCGGGGTCGATGATCAAGGCGAACAGCACCAGCGTCGAGTATTACATCGAGGCGAAGGACGCGCAGGGCAACTTGTCCTTCGAAGGCCGCCCAACCGCTCCCATGGTCATCGCCGTTGTTCCAACCCCGTCCGAATGACCTTCATGGAAAGAGCCCGTTTTTAGAAGCAGGATGGCGCCCTCTATTTGGATTCAGACATGCGAATGTGAATCTGAAGAACGGTGGCCCCGATCCGTATCTTGTCTTTATCCTTCAGCAGTTCATCTTTGATCTGAAAATCGTTGAGGAAGGTGCCGGATGCGCTGTTCAAATCCCGAAGCACCACCACATCGTTATAGACTTCGATCGCGCAATGCAGTTTAGAAACAGCCGGATCTTGAAGATCCACATCCACGCCGTCGCGGCCAAAGGTAACGCGGCTTTTCTTGGAAAGAATAAAGGCATGGCCGACATCGACGCCTTCCAGGATCTGAAGCCCGATCTTTCGGTCCGTTGGAAGAACCATGGCTTTTCCCTGGATCGACTTCTCGATTGGATTCATAGTTTATTCAATCGAAGACGCTTTCGGCGTTCCTGTTTTGACAGCCGCCGCGGATTCCCTTTCTTTTCCATCTTGGCGGGTGTGGCGTCTTTTTCCCCCGTCGGCAGATCCTCATCCGGATGGCCGCTCACGGCTCGCGCCAACCGTCCCACGAATTCGCCGCAAGAAACCGCCACCCCGCCGGCCGTTAGGACATGACGGGCCACCTCCCGGTCCGAGGAAACCACCAGACAGGCGCCACCCAATTCATCGGCCATTCGCGCGATCACCTGGTCCGCCCTCTCGCCGTGCCGCGAGAAAACGACCTCGATTCCCCGGCGGAGTTCGCCGTGTTCGTCCGGCCAGCCGGACCGCCAGGCGTCAAAGACAACTGTGACCGCATGGCCCTTGACCGCCCGATAACGGGCCAGCCGGTCGATTAAGTCCTCGCGCCGGGCCTCGATATCTCCGTACAGCCCCTTTTCGCTCCCGATAAAATTGTACCCGTCCACGATGACGCGGATTCCCATAAGCATCCAAGATAATCCAGGCCCGAAAGAAAGTCAATCCGGACATATTGACAACATCGACGCGGTGGGTTAAATTGTGGACGATGGGACCAGACCTGTCGTACCCAAGAGAACGCGTGGTCCGATGGACACTCCTTTTTGCAATCGGCTGGACCATGCTGTTGTCCGCCCCGCCCTCCAAAGCCGCAGGGCGAGGCCCTGAAAAGCTCTTCAACGCCGGAGTGAACTGCCAGAATCGTCTGCTCGACTCACCCAAGCGACAGAAGTTCCGCCATAATTGGGAAACCTGCATCAAGAAGTTCAATATCCTTTTAATCCAATATCCTAAAAGTCCGCTCGTGGAGAAGTCGCTGTTTACTCTGGGCGAATTGTATAGTGGACTGTATCGCAATTCCCAAAACCCGAAGGACGAGGATAAATCCCGGCAATACTATCGGGAGCTGATTGCAGACTACCCCGAGGGTCTTTCCGCGCGGGAGGCCCAAAAACGTCTGGTCGATCCCCAAAACCCGGAAGAACGGACTTCGATCGCCACGGTTCAAAATATCCGGCACTGGGTTTATTCCGATTATACCCGGCTGGTTCTGGACCTGGACCGTGACGTCGCCTACCGGAGGAATCAGCCGGAGGATGGCGAAGTTCTGCGGATCACGCTCAACAAAACGCGTTTATCCCCGGAAGCCAGAAAAGATCTGGCCGATCTGAACGACGGCCTGCTTCAGCGCGTCACCCTGCGACCGTCCGTGGCCGACGGCATCCAAGTGATCATCAACCTTAAAAATCTCAAGGAAACGCCTAAGATCATTCCCTTGAGCAATCCGGAGCGATTGGTGATCGATCTCTTCGGTCCGAATCCAACGGATCATTCGGACCGGCCCGACCCCCCAAACGAATCCTTTACGAAGACATCGAGCGGTCATGGAACCGTCGCCCAAGCCCAGCCGATGGACGTTAAGACGATTGTGATTGATCCCGGTCACGGCGGAAAAGATCCCGGAGCGATTGGGAGAAACGGCCTGACCGAGAAGGATGTTGTCCTGGATATCGGGTTAAGGCTGCGCAGCCTCATTCGGGAGCGTTTGGGTAAGAAGGTCATCATGACACGGGAGGACGACACCTTTATCCCGTTGGACGATCGGACCCTGATCGCCAATTCGAACAAAGCCGATTTGTTTGTCTCAATCCATGTCAACTCGCATCCCCGACGAGGGACCCGCGGCGTGGAAATCTATCACCTTGGACAGTCATCCGATCGGCACGCCATGGCCGTGGCCGCCCGCGAGAACAATGTTTCAATGCAATCGCTGGACAACCTGGATCGGACCGTAAAACAGATTCTGTTCGATCTGGGTCGCGACTATAACATGGAACAGTCCCAGAACCTCGCCTTTTTCACACGCCAGTCCTTCCGGACCACGCTGGAAAACCGATACAACTACACGGTCGTCGATCATGGCGTAAAACGGGCGCCCTTCTACGTCCTGTTGAATTCCAATATGCCCAGCATCCTGGCCGAAGTCTCCTTCATCAGCAACCCGACGGAGGAACAACTCCTCCAAAAGCGCGAATACCGCCAAGCCATCGCCGAATCGCTGTTTCAGGGAATCCGCGCCTATCTGAACACGCTCAAGCCGATTTCGTGATCCATGCCGAATATCAAGCTGGTGGTTGAGTATGACGGTTCACGGTATCACGGCTGGCAGCGTCAACCCCGTCTCCCGACTGTTCAGGGGACCCTGGAGGACGCCATTGCCGTCATCGCCCAAAAACGGGCGACGCTGATCGGAGCCGGCCGGACCGATGCGGGCGTCCACGCTCAGGGCCAGGTGGCCAATTTCAAAATCGATACCCGCCTCACCCCCGAGACCTGGATGCGGGCCCTGAACAGCCTCATTCCCGATGACGTCGTCATCGTCAGCGCACAAAAAGTCTCAAGCCGTTTTCACGCCCGCTTTTCGGCCATCGGGAAAATATACCGCTATAGAATTATAAACCGACGATATGCCCCGGCCATCGGCCGTCAGTACGTTTGGACCGTTTACGAACCTTTAAACATCCGTCACATGAAATCGGCCGCGCGGGCCCTCATCGGCAAACATGACTTTTCTTCGTTTCAGAGGTCCGATCCTTCAAAAGATCGCACAAAGGGGGGAAAACGGACGGCGTTCTGTCATATCCGCCGTCTGGAGCTCGTCAAACGAAATGATAACCTGGTCATCACAATTGAAGCCGATCGATTTTTACAACACATGGTCCGGACGATCGTGGGAACCTTGGTGGAAGTGGGAAGGGGTCGGAGAAGCCCGAGGGAGATGTCCCGCCTGCTTGAAAAAAAAGACCGCCGATTCGGCGGTCGGACGGCCCCCGCACAGGGCCTTTGTCTGGCGCAAGTAAAATATAATGATCTTCTTTAGATATCCTTCATTATCGATCCCCCATTGTTGGCTTCTGGGTCCGCTCGCCCAGGGCTTCTTCCAGGCGTTTCTTTAATTCAAGGATCATTCGTTCCTGCGCTTCCAGCCGCTCCGCGATGGGATCCGGAATGTTCCCGTGGTCCATCTGGACCTCCGGCGCTTCTTCCGTCAGGGTCTTGATGATTTTCCCGGGGACTCCGACAACGGTGGCATGAGCCGGCACGGATCGGAGCACGACCGAGTTGGCCCCGATTTTCACATGATCCCCGATCATGATGGCTCCCAGAACTTTGGCCCCCGCGCCCACCACCACATGGTTCCCCAACGTGGGATGGCGTTTTCCCCGATCCTTCCCGGTTCCGCCGATCGTCACGCCCTGAAACAGCGTTACGTCGTCGCCGATCTCGGCCGTTTCACCGATGACCACGCCCATTCCGTGATCGATGAAAAAGCCGGAGCCGATGCGGGCGGCGGGATGGATCTCAATTCCGGTGAACCAGCGGGCCAGAGTCGCGAGCAACCTCGGAAGCACCGGAATGTTCCACGACCGGAGCCGATGGGCGATCCGGTGGCTCAGAATCGCATGAAACCCGGCATAGGTCAGCAAAACTTCCACGCGGTTGGTGGCGGCCGGATCGCGTTCAAAGACGACCTGAAAATCTCGTCGGATGGTATCCAACATGATTAGACTCGAACGATCGTGCAGACGGCCTGGGCCGCGATGCTTTCACCGCGTCCGATCGAATCCAGTCCCTCGGCCGATTTCGCTTTTATATTCACCGCTCCCTCCTCCACCGTGATCGTCTTGGCAAGCCGGGTCCGCATCTCGTCCAGATACGGCGTCAGTCTCGGCGCCTGCGCGATGACGATCGTATCAATATGGAGAATGGCGAACCCGCCCGCCCGCAATCGGTCGCACACTTTTTCCAGAAGAAGAAGGCTGGAGATGCCCTTGTACTGCGGGTCGGTGTCCGGAAAATGGCGGCCGAGATCTCCCTCCGCGGCGGCCCCCAGCAGAGCATCGGAGATGGCGTGGCAGAGGACGTCGGCATCCGAATGGCCCGCCAGCCCCTTGGAATACGGGATTTCAACCCCTCCGATGATCAGCGGTCGTTTTTCTTGCAACGGATGGATGTCGTATCCGATCCCTGTGCGGATCTGCGGGAATATCATCTCTTCGCTCTTTTGTGTTCGGACCGACGGATCCGAATGATCTTTTCCGCCAGAGCCAGGTCGTCCATCGTAGTTATTTTGATGTTGTCCCAGGTCCCTTCGACCACCTGCACGGGATAACCCAATCGCTCCACGAGACTGGAATCGTCCGTGCTGACGATCCCATCAACATACGCCTTTGAGTAAGCCTCGATCAAGATATTCTTTGGAAATACCTGAGGCGTCTGGGCCAAATACATCCGGGTGCGGTCCGGCGTGCGTTCGACCCTTCCATCCTCATGAACATATTTCGGCGTATCCTTTATCTGCAATGCCGCGATGGCCCCTTGCCCTTTCTCGGAGGCATGAATAACCCTTTTGAGCAATTCGGGAGAAAGAAAGGGACGAACACCGTCATGCACGACCACGCGGACCGCCTCGGCGGAAATCGCGGACAGGGCCCGATAGACCGAATCCTGACGGGTTGCCCCGCCTGAAACGGTCCGGGTCACTTTCTTCAAGCCGTAAGGCTCAAGCAGTTCTTCCCGACATTGTTCCACGTGACCTTGGGGAACGACGAGGCAGACTTCGTGAATCAACGGCGAAGCCTCAAACACCTTCAGGGTATGAACAAGAATGGGAACGCCATCGAGCAACAGAAATTGTTTCGGAGTGGACCGCCCCATCCTTCGGCCGCTGCCGGCCGCCGGAATGACCGCCGCGACCCGGGAGGTCATGCCGCCGTTCCCCCGGAAGGCGGCGTAAAGACCCTATGCGTGTTCCCGTGTGACATGGACCTCTTCTTTCTCTTTCTCGCTCCCCTCGCGAAGCCGTGTGAAAATCATTCGCCCGGCGGTTGTCTGCAGGACGCTGGTCACGACCACGTCGATATTTTTTCCGATCAATCGCTTGGCGTTGTCCACCACAATCATTGTTCCATCGTCCAGATAGGCCACGCCCTGCCCCGCCTCCTTGCCCTCCTTGAGGATGAAGACGCGGAGAACCTCTCCGGGCAACACCACCGGCTTCAACGAGTTGGACAACTCGTTGATATTCAGAACGCGAACCCCTTGGAGCTCCGCCACTTTGTTGAGGTTCAGATCATTGGTAATGATCTTGGCGTCTATTTCCTTGCCGAGCGCCACGAGCTTAGCATCCACGTTACGGATGTGAGGGAAGTCGTTTTCCACGATGCGGACATCGATATCCACCATTTTTTGAATCCGGTGAAGAACATCCAACCCTCGCCTTCCCCGGGCCCGCTTCAGGGAATCCGAGGAGTCCGCAATATGCTGGAGTTCATGAAGAATGAATTGCGGAATGATAAATGTTCCCTCGAGAAATCCGGTTTCGCATAAATCCGCAATCCGTCCTTCAATAATCACACTGGTATCGAGGATCTTGTTACTGGGCTCGCTCGGACCCGTTCGGACCCACGCGCTGGACCTCCGTACTTGCAACTCCCCGCCGATTTTCCTCCCGATCGTAACCCCTAAATAGCCGAAAAGCAGCAGGAGAAACAACTGGACCGGTAGACGAACGGATGAAAAGTCCGGAAGCATAGAATTTGCCGTAAAGCCGATCGCGCCGGCCGCCACAATTCCGATGAGTAATCCCGCCGTCGATCCAAGAACAATGCCCGACGGAACCCGACGAATCGCCTGTTCGATAAGGAGACCCGAAGCCGCTGTCAGAAGCCCTCCCATGATGCCGATAAGATAAAATTCGTTGACTTCCAACCCGCGACCAAAAAGGAATAAGCCGGCCAACCCGCATAAGAATAAAAAGATGATCCGTATGACCATAATGGCCTCCGTTTCAGCCCCGGCCCAAAGAAGGAACAGGGCAGTTGATTTCCCTTAATAATCATAGCATCTCGCCTTAGGTCCGTCAATCGACCCGGGCACCTATCGCCGGCCGGTCAGACCTTTTTCCTCCAGTTGCCTGTGGAGATTCGCCAAGGATGCTTCGGCCGCCTGCCGTCCTCGCTGAAGAAGCTCGCGGCTCCGTCCGAGATCCGTCAGGCCGATTCCGGAAACGTTAACACTTAACAAGAAATCGGCCTTTCGCCCTTCTTCTTCTGCATTTTTCCGAGCCCAAAGCGACGCCATACGGGTCGCGATCTGGATCATGTTGCGGGGCGGACCCTTTTCATCCATCCCCCCGAAATTCACATCCACCGCAATCACGAAATCCGCCGCCAACTCCTCCCGGACAGCCAGGACGGGGATCTGGCTGACGAACCCTCCGTCCACCAGCAGTCGGCCTTCATAGGCCGTCGGTTTAAAAATAACCGGGAGACTGCAGCTCGCCTGAACCGCTTTCACAACAGAGCCTTCTCGAATCACGACTTTCTTTCCCGTGGATATTTCTGTTGCGACAACCGCAAGCGGGATCTCCAGTTGATCAAATGTCAGATTTCCGAGAAATCGATGCATAAACCGCCCGATCCGATCACTGCTGAATAACCCCTGCCGTGAGATCACCGGTTGCGTCACATGCCACCAGTTTAAGCGACTGACCCGCCGGATCATTTCTTCAACCGTGTACCGACCGGACGCATAGAACGCTCCCGCCACGCTTCCCCCGCTGGTTCCGGCTACAACGCGAATCGGTATTCCAGCATTTACCAACACGTCCAACACACCGAGATGGGCAATGCAGCGGGCCGCACCGCCACTCAAAGCAATACCGATTCTGGCCACGATCTATCGGATCCCCTCTTTATATAAAATCACAAAGCGTTTTTGCGCGCACGGTCCATCGATTAAAAGAGTTTTCAAAACAAAAAAATCCTCTTGCGAGGACTTTTTTGCACGCGAACACCGGTCGTGCTTTCAATGAACCACTTAAGGTTTAAGCGCAAAATATGAATTCCTTCCCTGCCGGTTGATCAGAAACAAAACCGTATCCTGCTTTTTTATCCTGGCCGCAATGCGATTATAATCCTTTACCGACTTAACCGGTTGCCGATTCATTTCGACGATCAAATCACCTTCCCGAAGGCCGGCATCCGCGGCGGTGCTGCCCTGATCAATCTGAGTGATGATGACGCCTTTGTCGGATTTAGACAGACCGTAGCGTTGAACCATGTTGGCCGTAAGATCGTGCACCTGCATTCCGGACAAGGCAGTACTGGTCTCTTCATCCGGGGCTGCGGATGATTCCTCCTCCTGTCCGCGAGCGACCTCTTTCGGCTGCTCCGCGATTAGGATGTCCAACTCCTTCTCCTTTTTATCCCGGATGATGCCGACCTTCACCGTTTTTCCAACCGGAGTTTGGGCGACATGGTTGCGGAGTGTTCCGGTATTCTCGACCGGCTTGCCATCGTATGAAATGATGACGTCACCCTGTTGAAGGCCGGCCTT harbors:
- the cysE gene encoding serine O-acetyltransferase, producing the protein MLDTIRRDFQVVFERDPAATNRVEVLLTYAGFHAILSHRIAHRLRSWNIPVLPRLLATLARWFTGIEIHPAARIGSGFFIDHGMGVVIGETAEIGDDVTLFQGVTIGGTGKDRGKRHPTLGNHVVVGAGAKVLGAIMIGDHVKIGANSVVLRSVPAHATVVGVPGKIIKTLTEEAPEVQMDHGNIPDPIAERLEAQERMILELKKRLEEALGERTQKPTMGDR
- a CDS encoding PIN domain-containing protein; its protein translation is MVIRIIFLFLCGLAGLFLFGRGLEVNEFYLIGIMGGLLTAASGLLIEQAIRRVPSGIVLGSTAGLLIGIVAAGAIGFTANSMLPDFSSVRLPVQLFLLLLFGYLGVTIGRKIGGELQVRRSSAWVRTGPSEPSNKILDTSVIIEGRIADLCETGFLEGTFIIPQFILHELQHIADSSDSLKRARGRRGLDVLHRIQKMVDIDVRIVENDFPHIRNVDAKLVALGKEIDAKIITNDLNLNKVAELQGVRVLNINELSNSLKPVVLPGEVLRVFILKEGKEAGQGVAYLDDGTMIVVDNAKRLIGKNIDVVVTSVLQTTAGRMIFTRLREGSEKEKEEVHVTREHA
- a CDS encoding patatin-like phospholipase family protein gives rise to the protein MARIGIALSGGAARCIAHLGVLDVLVNAGIPIRVVAGTSGGSVAGAFYASGRYTVEEMIRRVSRLNWWHVTQPVISRQGLFSSDRIGRFMHRFLGNLTFDQLEIPLAVVATEISTGKKVVIREGSVVKAVQASCSLPVIFKPTAYEGRLLVDGGFVSQIPVLAVREELAADFVIAVDVNFGGMDEKGPPRNMIQIATRMASLWARKNAEEEGRKADFLLSVNVSGIGLTDLGRSRELLQRGRQAAEASLANLHRQLEEKGLTGRR
- the truA gene encoding tRNA pseudouridine(38-40) synthase TruA; translation: MPNIKLVVEYDGSRYHGWQRQPRLPTVQGTLEDAIAVIAQKRATLIGAGRTDAGVHAQGQVANFKIDTRLTPETWMRALNSLIPDDVVIVSAQKVSSRFHARFSAIGKIYRYRIINRRYAPAIGRQYVWTVYEPLNIRHMKSAARALIGKHDFSSFQRSDPSKDRTKGGKRTAFCHIRRLELVKRNDNLVITIEADRFLQHMVRTIVGTLVEVGRGRRSPREMSRLLEKKDRRFGGRTAPAQGLCLAQVKYNDLL
- the ispF gene encoding 2-C-methyl-D-erythritol 2,4-cyclodiphosphate synthase gives rise to the protein MIFPQIRTGIGYDIHPLQEKRPLIIGGVEIPYSKGLAGHSDADVLCHAISDALLGAAAEGDLGRHFPDTDPQYKGISSLLLLEKVCDRLRAGGFAILHIDTIVIAQAPRLTPYLDEMRTRLAKTITVEEGAVNIKAKSAEGLDSIGRGESIAAQAVCTIVRV
- a CDS encoding NYN domain-containing protein, translated to MLMGIRVIVDGYNFIGSEKGLYGDIEARREDLIDRLARYRAVKGHAVTVVFDAWRSGWPDEHGELRRGIEVVFSRHGERADQVIARMADELGGACLVVSSDREVARHVLTAGGVAVSCGEFVGRLARAVSGHPDEDLPTGEKDATPAKMEKKGNPRRLSKQERRKRLRLNKL
- the ispD gene encoding 2-C-methyl-D-erythritol 4-phosphate cytidylyltransferase, with translation MTSRVAAVIPAAGSGRRMGRSTPKQFLLLDGVPILVHTLKVFEASPLIHEVCLVVPQGHVEQCREELLEPYGLKKVTRTVSGGATRQDSVYRALSAISAEAVRVVVHDGVRPFLSPELLKRVIHASEKGQGAIAALQIKDTPKYVHEDGRVERTPDRTRMYLAQTPQVFPKNILIEAYSKAYVDGIVSTDDSSLVERLGYPVQVVEGTWDNIKITTMDDLALAEKIIRIRRSEHKRAKR
- a CDS encoding FHA domain-containing protein; its protein translation is MNPIEKSIQGKAMVLPTDRKIGLQILEGVDVGHAFILSKKSRVTFGRDGVDVDLQDPAVSKLHCAIEVYNDVVVLRDLNSASGTFLNDFQIKDELLKDKDKIRIGATVLQIHIRMSESK
- a CDS encoding N-acetylmuramoyl-L-alanine amidase — translated: MVRWTLLFAIGWTMLLSAPPSKAAGRGPEKLFNAGVNCQNRLLDSPKRQKFRHNWETCIKKFNILLIQYPKSPLVEKSLFTLGELYSGLYRNSQNPKDEDKSRQYYRELIADYPEGLSAREAQKRLVDPQNPEERTSIATVQNIRHWVYSDYTRLVLDLDRDVAYRRNQPEDGEVLRITLNKTRLSPEARKDLADLNDGLLQRVTLRPSVADGIQVIINLKNLKETPKIIPLSNPERLVIDLFGPNPTDHSDRPDPPNESFTKTSSGHGTVAQAQPMDVKTIVIDPGHGGKDPGAIGRNGLTEKDVVLDIGLRLRSLIRERLGKKVIMTREDDTFIPLDDRTLIANSNKADLFVSIHVNSHPRRGTRGVEIYHLGQSSDRHAMAVAARENNVSMQSLDNLDRTVKQILFDLGRDYNMEQSQNLAFFTRQSFRTTLENRYNYTVVDHGVKRAPFYVLLNSNMPSILAEVSFISNPTEEQLLQKREYRQAIAESLFQGIRAYLNTLKPIS